From Selenomonas ruminantium AC2024, a single genomic window includes:
- the aguB gene encoding N-carbamoylputrescine amidase, giving the protein MMRKVTVAAIQMQMVAGVSENINKAEQLVRKAAEQGAQIILLPELFERPYFCQQRQYDFYDYATSVEENPAVRHFQPLAKELAVAMPISFYEKDGTRLFNSIAMLDADGEVLGVYRKTHIPDDHYYQEKFYFTPGNTGFKVWDTRYGKVGVGICWDQWFPEAARAMALQGAEILLYPTAIGSEPILETDSMPHWRRCMQGHAGSNLVPVMAANRIGVERVEPCAENGGQSSSLNFYGSSFITDNTGEIIAEASRTDEQVLTASFDLDQYAKDRMSWGLFRDRRPEMYRDIVK; this is encoded by the coding sequence ATAATGCGCAAAGTAACCGTTGCCGCCATTCAAATGCAGATGGTGGCAGGTGTAAGTGAGAATATAAACAAGGCTGAACAACTGGTACGAAAAGCCGCGGAGCAGGGCGCACAGATAATCCTGCTGCCGGAGCTCTTTGAACGGCCCTATTTCTGTCAGCAGCGGCAGTATGATTTCTATGATTATGCCACATCCGTAGAGGAAAATCCGGCGGTTCGCCATTTCCAGCCCCTTGCCAAAGAACTGGCCGTGGCTATGCCCATCAGCTTCTATGAAAAGGATGGCACGCGGCTCTTTAACAGCATTGCTATGCTCGATGCGGATGGTGAGGTTCTGGGCGTTTACCGCAAGACCCATATTCCCGATGACCATTACTATCAGGAAAAATTTTACTTCACGCCGGGCAATACGGGGTTCAAGGTTTGGGATACCCGCTATGGCAAGGTGGGCGTAGGTATCTGCTGGGACCAGTGGTTCCCCGAAGCTGCCCGTGCCATGGCCCTGCAGGGGGCAGAAATCCTGCTCTATCCCACAGCGATTGGCTCCGAACCAATCCTCGAAACCGACAGCATGCCCCATTGGCGACGCTGTATGCAGGGGCACGCGGGCAGCAACCTCGTGCCGGTAATGGCGGCTAACCGCATTGGCGTGGAACGCGTGGAACCCTGTGCAGAAAACGGTGGCCAGTCCTCGTCGCTTAACTTCTATGGTTCTTCCTTTATCACGGATAACACGGGGGAGATTATCGCTGAAGCAAGCCGCACGGACGAACAGGTTTTGACCGCTTCTTTTGACCTCGACCAATACGCCAAAGACCGCATGAGTTGGGGCCTTTTCCGCGACCGGCGGCCAGAGATGTATCGGGATATTGTAAAGTGA
- a CDS encoding helix-turn-helix domain-containing protein, with product MNIRDLIGEATEYDKKQSLEVKKPKSWLKSISAFANTFGGKLIFGIRDDDMIIGLENARADAEIISETIKNRMNPIPKFKLSFEAVEGKELIIVEVMTGEETPYYYSGEGQLVAFVRLGNESVPANPMQLRDLVIRGSGQSYDSLPSRFKFEDMAFTKLRSVYKQRTGKSFEETDFESFGLVDHNGNLTNAGALLADESPVRHSRVFCTRWNGLTKAAGLMDAIDDEEYSGGLISLYQDGLSFIMRHNRKAWRKTPTHRIEYPDYPQRAVMEGLVNALIHRDYLIVGSEVHIDIFDDRLEIYSPGGMVDGSSLEGRDLRNISSQRRNPVLADVFSRLQLMERRGSGFKKILEDYDFQEHTTAALMPKFMAEHKDFLLTLYNLNYGEGQDKANIVDGSSEKFGESSEKFGENSLSETQKSILRLIKEDKSVSASMMAERLNITQRAVEKNIKSLREHGILVRCGAARGGYWETKGF from the coding sequence ATGAATATTAGAGATTTAATTGGCGAAGCAACAGAATACGATAAGAAACAGTCTTTGGAAGTGAAGAAGCCAAAGAGCTGGCTGAAAAGCATCAGTGCATTTGCCAATACCTTTGGCGGTAAGCTGATTTTTGGTATTCGTGATGATGATATGATAATTGGGCTGGAAAATGCCAGGGCAGATGCGGAAATAATCAGTGAGACGATTAAGAATCGCATGAATCCCATTCCAAAATTCAAATTGTCGTTTGAAGCCGTGGAAGGTAAAGAACTGATAATTGTTGAAGTTATGACCGGTGAGGAGACACCGTATTATTACTCTGGCGAAGGGCAACTGGTGGCCTTCGTGCGTTTGGGAAATGAGAGTGTACCTGCAAATCCCATGCAGCTGCGTGATTTGGTGATTAGGGGAAGTGGGCAGAGTTATGACAGTCTGCCTTCCCGGTTCAAGTTTGAAGATATGGCCTTTACGAAGCTGCGTTCCGTATATAAGCAAAGAACGGGAAAATCTTTTGAGGAAACAGATTTTGAATCCTTTGGGCTGGTTGACCATAATGGTAATTTGACCAATGCTGGTGCACTTCTAGCCGATGAATCGCCGGTAAGACATTCTCGGGTATTCTGTACCAGATGGAATGGATTGACCAAAGCCGCTGGTTTGATGGATGCCATTGATGATGAGGAATATTCAGGCGGTCTTATTTCCCTTTATCAGGATGGACTTAGTTTCATCATGCGCCATAACCGAAAGGCGTGGCGGAAAACACCTACTCACAGGATTGAATATCCAGATTATCCCCAGCGTGCAGTGATGGAGGGGCTGGTCAACGCCCTGATTCACCGGGATTACCTGATAGTTGGCAGTGAAGTTCACATTGACATCTTTGATGACCGCTTGGAGATTTATTCCCCCGGCGGTATGGTTGATGGCTCGTCGTTGGAAGGCCGTGACCTGCGGAATATCTCGTCACAGCGACGAAATCCGGTGCTGGCAGATGTTTTCAGCAGATTGCAACTCATGGAGCGCAGAGGCAGCGGCTTCAAGAAAATACTGGAAGACTACGATTTCCAAGAGCATACGACAGCCGCATTGATGCCGAAATTCATGGCAGAGCATAAGGATTTCCTGTTGACGCTGTATAATTTGAATTATGGTGAGGGACAAGATAAGGCCAATATTGTCGATGGAAGTTCGGAGAAGTTCGGAGAAAGTTCGGAGAAGTTCGGAGAAAATTCGTTGAGTGAAACCCAAAAGTCTATATTAAGATTGATAAAAGAGGATAAAAGTGTTTCAGCGTCAATGATGGCTGAGCGGTTGAATATTACGCAAAGAGCGGTGGAAAAGAATATTAAGAGCTTGCGAGAGCATGGGATTCTAGTTAGGTGTGGTGCTGCTCGTGGGGGATATTGGGAGACAAAGGGATTTTGA
- a CDS encoding RNA-directed DNA polymerase, with translation MAVISFDDIKEEKKSYIECLREISSDELYDGLLGYGMFAEKLPPIFTSEAFLKYCKSRPISFYQIEHDYISVNITRNNNKIRVMGIPNPMAYHFMCEFLSEKWDDIIEYFDATTSYQSDKISRVHIRKCKDRKSLFKMNYDSWKVDGEPHIDWRIGKNYVVKADISNCFPSIYTHALTWAIDGKETAKIESNMKIEKWSKDIDDFAMNLKNRETHGLLIGPHASNLISEIILTKVDQRLNQSNNNWKYTRHVDDYTCYVNSNDEAKLFLLELQRNLHEYDLTLNNNKSIIEKLPINEAEDRFNIIKRAISTVLINGNSQNVKCTDGKEYIKLHYNEVKNYLDLSISLSEREPLDIAVVTYAIKVLTNKDKYILSRNAKIFLYKTCLYLVGIYPYLWHVVYENIFDEINETNIKKRLSESALCNATKTGNLESAYYAICAAIKYGYDINFDMEWVMDSDDCLLYLLSWLYARKKRDKQFKENLKNKALQLSSTVTEMERNWIFVYECLSKDELRNVGACGSDWCSLKKHGVSFIRKEYKK, from the coding sequence ATGGCAGTAATATCATTTGATGATATAAAAGAAGAGAAAAAATCGTATATAGAATGTTTGAGAGAGATTTCGTCAGATGAATTATATGATGGCTTGTTAGGATATGGCATGTTCGCTGAAAAATTACCTCCTATCTTTACTTCGGAAGCGTTTCTCAAATACTGCAAAAGTAGACCTATATCATTTTATCAGATAGAGCATGATTATATTTCTGTAAATATCACAAGGAACAATAATAAAATAAGAGTGATGGGAATACCTAATCCTATGGCGTATCACTTTATGTGTGAGTTTTTGAGTGAGAAATGGGATGATATAATAGAATATTTTGACGCAACAACTAGTTATCAGAGTGATAAGATAAGTCGAGTACATATAAGAAAATGTAAAGATAGAAAATCTTTATTTAAGATGAATTATGATAGTTGGAAAGTTGATGGTGAGCCACATATTGATTGGAGGATTGGAAAAAATTATGTTGTAAAAGCAGATATTTCTAATTGTTTTCCTAGTATCTATACACATGCGTTAACCTGGGCTATAGACGGAAAAGAAACTGCGAAAATAGAATCTAATATGAAAATAGAAAAATGGTCGAAAGATATTGATGATTTTGCGATGAATTTGAAGAATAGAGAAACACATGGATTGTTGATTGGCCCGCATGCATCGAATCTCATATCTGAGATTATTTTAACAAAAGTAGACCAAAGACTTAACCAATCAAATAATAACTGGAAGTATACAAGACATGTTGATGATTATACGTGTTATGTTAACAGTAACGATGAAGCGAAATTGTTTTTGCTAGAATTACAAAGAAATCTTCATGAATATGATTTGACTTTGAATAATAATAAAAGTATAATAGAGAAATTACCTATTAATGAAGCCGAAGATAGATTCAATATAATAAAAAGGGCTATAAGTACTGTTTTGATAAACGGGAACAGTCAAAATGTTAAGTGTACGGATGGAAAAGAATATATAAAATTACACTATAACGAAGTTAAAAATTATTTAGATTTATCGATTTCTTTATCGGAACGAGAACCACTAGATATTGCGGTTGTAACATATGCTATAAAAGTATTAACCAATAAAGATAAATATATATTATCGCGAAATGCAAAGATATTTTTATATAAAACGTGCTTATATTTAGTGGGTATATACCCATATTTATGGCATGTGGTATATGAAAATATTTTTGATGAAATAAATGAGACGAATATAAAAAAGAGATTATCGGAATCTGCTTTGTGTAATGCTACAAAAACAGGAAATTTAGAAAGTGCCTATTATGCAATATGTGCGGCAATAAAGTATGGTTATGATATAAATTTTGATATGGAATGGGTTATGGATAGTGATGATTGCTTATTATATTTATTGTCTTGGTTATATGCGAGAAAGAAAAGAGATAAACAATTTAAGGAAAATTTAAAAAATAAAGCGTTGCAATTATCATCAACGGTAACAGAGATGGAAAGAAATTGGATTTTTGTATATGAGTGTTTATCGAAAGATGAGTTGAGAAACGTTGGTGCTTGTGGTAGCGATTGGTGTTCGTTAAAAAAACATGGTGTTTCGTTCATAAGAAAGGAATACAAAAAGTAG